A region of the Mesoterricola sediminis genome:
GAGGAGCATTTCCCGGAGCGCTACCGCGAGGTGCTCCGTCGCCTCCTGCGCGCGAGCGCTGAAAAGGAGGTGCGGGACCGGATGGACGTGGAGGACGACATGCTGGCCGTCTTCCGGGACCAGGCCCGCGAGTCGTCGGACCTGCGCCAGACCCTCGCCGAGAAGGACCAGGCCCTGGTGGAGAAGGACCAGGCCCTGGTAGAGAAGGACCAGGCCCTGGTGGAGAAGGACCAGGCCTTGGCGGAGAAGGATCGCCTGATCGCGCACCTGCGGCAACGCCTGTCGGCCCCGCCTTCCGACGCGCAGGGGGGAGGCCCGTGACCCGGCCCGGGGCCCCGCCTCACTTCAGGGGCTGGGGGGCGGCATCCGGGCTGGGGGGGAGGGTGTCCTTGCCGAAGAAGGGCAGGCGCTCCTCGCGATTGGCCAGGTGCCAGGCCACGGACGCGAGGACGGCGGCGGTGCGCTTCACGTCCTCGGGGGGCACGCGCTCCAGGGTGTCGATGGCGGTATGCCAGGTGTATTCGAAGTATTCGAGGCCGTCCTGCACGACGTTGATCACCGGGAGGCCGGCGGCGCTGAAGGAGGCGCTGTCCGAGGAGGGGCCGGGGCGCTTCCGCGAGGGCCGGTTGGCGCTGGCGGAGGCGCCCTTCACGGCGAGGTCGGCGAAGGGGGCCAGCAGTTCGCGCAGGACCTGGGCGCCCGCGGGAGGCCCGAAGAGTCCGAGGCCGCGGACCTGGCCGGCCCCGCTGTCGACATTGAAGGCGGCCACGAGGCTGCCGTGCCCGGGCAGGGGCTGCTCGGCGTCCCCGAAGTGGGCCTTCACGTAGGCGGCGGAGCCCAGCAGGCCGTGCTCCTCCGCGTCCCAGAGGGCGATGCGGATGGTGCGGCGGGGTTTCGCGCCGGCGGCGGCGAGGATGCGCCCGGCCTCCATCATCACCGCGGCCCCGGTCCCGTTGTCCGTGGCCCCCGTGGCGGTGTGCCAGGCGTCGAGGTGCGCGCCGAGGAGGACGACCTCCCCCGCCTTGTCGGAGCCGGGCAGGTCCGCGACCACGTTCAGCCCCTTCGTCCCCTCCGGATGGAGGCGGTTCGCGACCTCCAGGGCGAGGCGGACCTCCACGCCGTCCTGGAGGAGCCGGGCGATGCGTCCGTAGTCCTCGTGGCGCATGACGACGGTGGGGACGATGCGGGCCGGGTCGTAGGTGCGGTTGGAGAAGGCGCGGATCTGCCCGTGCCGAAGGCCCGCGTCGTTGATCCGCGCGAGGGCCTTGTGGGCCAGGAGGAAGGCGTCGACGCGCTCGTTCACGGCGCGGGGCTCGAGAGCGCCGGGCCGGCGGGGAGCCTGGGGGCGCGGGCCCATGGGGGTCGGGTGGGCGGGGTCGAAGCGCTTCGCCAGGGCCTCGTCCGCGTGGCGCAGGGGCATGGGGGCGGGGTTCAGGGCGGGGAGGTCCCGGAGGGCGCCGGCCAGGACGAGGCGGCCCTTCACGGCGTCCCCCGCCGCGGCCAGGATCGCCGTCAGTTCGGCCTCCGTGGGCTCCTCCGGGACCGGCAGGAGCAGGGCGGCGCCCCGGACCGTTCCTTCCGTGGACGGTCCCCAGGCCAGGGGCTCCACCTCGAGGCGGCCCGTCCAGGGGGCCTCGGCGTGGGCGGCGCAGCGGAGGTTGGTCCAGCCCGGGTGGCCCCAGTCCCAGGCTTCCAGATGGGCGTCCGACAGGCCCCAGGCCTTGAGCTGGTCGGCGGCCCACTGGGCCGCGGCGCGGTAGCTGGGGGATCCCGTCAGGCGGGGGCTGTGCACATCGGTGAGTTGGTGCAGGGTGGCCATGATCTGCGAGCGCTGGAAGGCCTCCTCCCGGATCCGGGCGTTCAGGTCCCGGTCGATGGGCTCCTGGGCCGAGGCCAGGGCCACGGTCAGGCAGGGGAGAACCAGGCGGAGGGCTGTACGGGGATGCATCGCAATAGGATGCTCCTGGGGGCCGATCCTGGCAAGGGCGTTCTCGGGCGGGCTCAGGCCCCCGAGAGCACCAGGTCCACCGCCTGGAGGAGGGCCTCGGGGGGCGCGGGCCGCAGGTGGAGGTGGAGGGCCTCGGCATTGCGGGCCGCGTCCCGGCTGATCTCGTTTTCCCGGTCCGCCAGGAGGATGGCCGGCGCCTCCGCGAGGAGGCCCCGGTTCCGGGCCCCGGCCAGGAGGCCATGGCCCCAGTACCCGCCCACCTTCAGCTCCACGAGCACGAGGTCGAACCGGTGGGCCGCCGCCAGGCGCTGCACGCCGGCGGGGTCGTGGGCGGAAAGGATGTTGCGGTAGCCCTCCTGCCACAGGAACTG
Encoded here:
- a CDS encoding M20/M25/M40 family metallo-hydrolase, producing the protein MHPRTALRLVLPCLTVALASAQEPIDRDLNARIREEAFQRSQIMATLHQLTDVHSPRLTGSPSYRAAAQWAADQLKAWGLSDAHLEAWDWGHPGWTNLRCAAHAEAPWTGRLEVEPLAWGPSTEGTVRGAALLLPVPEEPTEAELTAILAAAGDAVKGRLVLAGALRDLPALNPAPMPLRHADEALAKRFDPAHPTPMGPRPQAPRRPGALEPRAVNERVDAFLLAHKALARINDAGLRHGQIRAFSNRTYDPARIVPTVVMRHEDYGRIARLLQDGVEVRLALEVANRLHPEGTKGLNVVADLPGSDKAGEVVLLGAHLDAWHTATGATDNGTGAAVMMEAGRILAAAGAKPRRTIRIALWDAEEHGLLGSAAYVKAHFGDAEQPLPGHGSLVAAFNVDSGAGQVRGLGLFGPPAGAQVLRELLAPFADLAVKGASASANRPSRKRPGPSSDSASFSAAGLPVINVVQDGLEYFEYTWHTAIDTLERVPPEDVKRTAAVLASVAWHLANREERLPFFGKDTLPPSPDAAPQPLK